Below is a genomic region from Phragmites australis chromosome 20, lpPhrAust1.1, whole genome shotgun sequence.
CAAAAAGAAATGGGTTTCGAATCCAAGCTATACTTTTAGCTTGCTAGAAAAAGATCTTTACAATTTTTTAGAGAGAAAAGAACATTTTAGTGGCCAACGCTGATCGAATCATAGCAGTAACTCACGCTGTCCCTAGCGACGAAAAAAGAAACTAACGTGGTCCCACATCCTCGCGCTCTGACTGCCGGTCTGGACCATCCATTTAAAGATGGCAACAGGTAGATTTTCTACGGGTAAAAAATCTGCCAGGTGCAGATTTGCGTTTCAATGCTTATCCGTGAGTACGGTGCGTGTTTGATCCTACAGTCGATGGTTAAAAGGTTACggacaaaaagaaaagacatATTAGTACATGTAATTCTACAAACCTACTTTAATTATTTTACATATAGACTCAAATCATCATAAGTTATATAAATTATTAATTTAGTATATAAATTTACAAATTCATCCTAATTACTCGCAAACCTATGATATGGACGAGCATAGAACACGCCCACGAGTACAAGATGCTTACAGATTTAGATATAAACTCACAAGTACGAGGCAAGCTACGCCACGATTTTACCGGTTATAATCTTTAGGGCCTATTTGTTTGAGTTGAAGATTGTGAAAAacagcttatagattgtggattgtaagaagttaaattgtaaaagttggattgtggattgttacaatTTGTGGAAGACAGATTActgaattgttacaatctgaGTGTTGAATTATAAGACCCTATTTGTttcagattgtaaaagctgaattctgatcaaaatccaaaagctaaaacaaacagctggattgtaaaagctgaattaTGATCACAATCTAAAAGCTGGTTGGAAAAGCTACATTGTTACAACTCAACATCcaaattgtaacaatccagcaatccgtcttccaccagattgtaacaatccacaattcagcttttacaatccagattttacaatccagcttcttacaatccacaatctataagctaCTTTTTACAATCCCCAATTCAAACAAACATGCCTTAACAATTCAGCTTTTCCAACaagctatttgtttcagcttttagattgggatcataatccaatttttataattcaactgtttattttaacttttaaattttaattacaattcagcttttataattaaaataaacaggACCTTACTTCCGTCTTTCCCAGTCGTCATTGAGCCAGCCACCTCACAACCCTCCGCCTCCTCCATCCTGCGTGAACAGAGAGTCTTCCTGCACCTTCGCCTCCCAAGTCCACCGGGCCCACAGTCAGCGACACGTTCCTGGCCGCGGGTCCTAGAAGAACAGAACGCACGCCCACGTGCACCGGGCGCACGGGAGCAGTCGCTGTGGACCTGTGGTGCGGCGGTGCCCAGCCTCTTCTCTTCCCTCCCTCGCGACCCCGCGAGGCCGCCACGCCTAGGGCCCGAGACCTCTCGACCTCCTCGCCTCGCTTCCTCCGCCACCTAGGGTTTTCTACCGCTCGCTCCCCTCCGGCCGCCGCGGCGTGGTGCAGGTGGGCCCGCGCAGGTAGCCCTCAGACCCACCGCCGACTTCCGCCGCCGCGCGCCATGTCGCTCCTACGGCGGAGGAAGCAGCCGCAGAGggagcagccgccgccgccgtctgaCGGCAACGGGTCCGACCACGACGAGAAGGACAATGGAGGgaagccgtcctcctcctccgcgccgccgtCGAAGGAGGCGACGAGGCGGACGAAGGCCAAGTGGTCGTGCGTGGACAGCTGCTGCTGGCTGGTCGGGTGCGTCTGCTCAGCGTGGTGGCTGCTGCTCTTCCTCTACAACGCGATGCCGGCCTCGTTCCCGCAGTACGTCACGGAGGCGATCACGGGGCCGCTCCCGGACCCGCCCGGGGTCAAGCTGCAGAAGGAGGGGCTGCGTGCGAAGCACCCCGTCGTCTTCGTTCCCGGGATCGTCACCGGGGGGCTCGAGCTCTGGGAGGGGCACCACTGTGCCGAGGGGCTCTTCCGCAAGCGGCTATGGGGCGGCACATTTGGTGACGTATACAAGAGGTTGCTTTTGTTTACTTCTTCGCCTTTCcgattttttatttcttggaaTCGCTATGGTGCGCACGAATTTAATTTTGGTAACTAGTTCGGGAGTTTTGTCTGGGTTATAGAAATATCTTTATTTTCGGTTGGTTGAACCTATCGATTGAATGCTTGTTGCCTACATCTCTTGTCTCTTAAGTTTGGTCGTTAGGGTTGGTTTTACTTGGAATAGTCCAATGTTAACTCTTTTTGTGCCTTTGTGTTGTTTTGGCAATGTTGCTGATGATCAAGCCAGTTTGTTCtcagtttttttaatatttattttctttttgcctTTGAACTGTCGATTAGGGGATTTGTTCCAGTTCTTCTGAAAGCTGTGGAGTAAGTATTATGTTGCTTCAATGGCAGGGTGCTCCATTGGAATTTCAACAATGGTGATTCCTCTATGCTTTTCTTTTTCGTTCTCGTGGAAAGGGTTTGAGATTCCTTGTACTTTGAATTTGGCATGTGAGTAGGTTGGTGGTTTCACTCGTCCCCATTCACTGTTTACCTGTGTAACTTCTTGAGATGTGAAATGCAGCGGTAAGAATGTGTTTCTGTTGTCTTGATATGTTGGGATTTTTTTGTTAGGATCAGGAGTGGGATTTCGGATGGGCAACATGTGCATTTTAGACCTGTGTGGAGCTGGCGTCTTGTGATTAAAGTTTCTTTGGCTTCATGCCACCAAATTCCACAAGTGACAAACTGCTTCCAATTGCAGTTCTTCATAAGCTTTTTCAGGACTATTAGAAGAAAATTGCAACTTGCATGAAAACCATAAGCTTTTTGTATGGTATCGGGCATGCATTGTAGATTTTGACAGAAAGAATTTGGTTCCCTCTGGCAGTTCTATCATTTGGGTTGTGCTTTCTAGGAAAGATCCATGTTGCCTACTTTCTGGTGTGAGTACTAACCAGAACTTTGAACAACATACCCTGCCCGTCGATGCTTCTAAGCCTTGTGCTGTTGAGCTATCCATATATACTATAGGAAAAATAAAGggcttagggcctgtttgttttttattctgattatggattctagccccaaaagcaaaagcaaaaacaaacggTCAAAATATAAAAgctgattctcacaatccacaaGCCAAGTTGTACTATGAAATCCCACAATCCACAATCTGGTGGGAATGAGCTTCCACGGATTCTACGGAATGAACTGGATTCTAACAATctgaaactaaaacaaacatgcccttacaCTTCCaccgagatttttttttttatttcaactAGCATTTCGGttgggatgatatttttttcacataaatTTTGGATTCTGAAGTGATTTAAGCCTAATTGGACCCAAAAATGTTTCAAGTACTGGGAACATTGGGGATTGTAGCTTCTGGCTTGTTCCTTCTGTCAGTTGAAGTCCCGTTTCTTGTGCTCATTGTGAACTTGAACAGCCTTGTTCAGGCATTGGAAGGATGGCATACAGATACAGTTAAATCACCCACTTTAGAATTTAATCATTTGCTGTTCTGTGAAAAATGGGGACAGGTTCAGCATTGCATTTTAAAGACATTTTTAACGTTATATATTTATCATGCCAGTCATGTTGAACAAATGTACTCGTTATGCGTATCAGCACCTCCCATTACTTTGGCTGCAGAGTCTTACTATCGCTTTCTTACTGTTTGACTTTTTCAGACCTTTATGCTGGGTTGAACATATGTCATTGGACAATGAAACTGGATTAGACAAACCAGGAATAAGGGTTAGGCCGGTTACAGGCCTTGTTGCAGCTGACTATTTCGTCCCTGGATATTTTGTTTGGGCAGTTTTAATTGCCAATTTAGCTCGAATTGGATATGAAGAAAAGACCATGTACATGGCTGCATATGATTGGAGGTTGTCTTTCCAGAACACCGAGGTACCCTTCTTCGATTGCCTTATGCCAATAAATTAGTCACATTTCAGATGTCTCATGGATTGACTATTCGATTCTGATGCTTGACTGGTATAGAATGGGTCATATTTCTGACATCGATTACTACCTGCAGGTTCGTGATCAAACTTTGAGCAGAATAAAGAGTAACATTGAACTCCTGGTAGCGACTAATGGTGGAAACAGGGTGGTGGTGATCCCACACTCCATGGGGGTCCTTTATTTTCTGCATTTTATGAAGTGGGTTGAAGCACCTCCTCCcatgggaggcggcggcggtccAAACTGGTGTGCAAAGCATATCAAAGCCGTAATGAATATTGGTGGACCTTTCTTAGGAGTTCCCAAGGCTGTTGCTGGGCTTTTCTCGTCTGAAGCCAAAGATGTTGCTGTTGCTAGGTAATTCAAATTTAGAGTATGGTAACTCATCTAGTAGGCAATTGCCAGGGGTAGTTGAACTTAACTATGCGGTGTCTACTGTGATTATATTGTTTCATAATGTTGTTCTTTATTAGATTGCATTCTGATTAATCCACTCATCATCTGTACTAGTTGTTAGCATACATCACTACATCAGCCTATAGCTTGCATATACTTCTGCTAATGTTAGTTGTCTATAAGTTTTCTTCTGGCTGTTCTTAATTATGCTTATCTTTTTATTATCAAGATTTGCTCTATGTGATTTAACCTGTAGTTCTGGTGTCCTACCAACGGTCttatttcatttttcttttcaaatgttGAATTGCTATGCAGCCATGCTAATTTCGGCCCATATCTTACTCACATAAAGTTAGCATATAACCATGGTAATAAAGTCTGCAATTATTTTGTTCGGGTAAGTAAGCTGATTAACACATGTATAGAAGGCAAGGGAATAATAGGAAAATGCTATTAAACATTCCCTTGGAAAATGTAAAACATTATATATTCTCAAACAATCAAAAGCCTAAAACTCATATATTTATGAACAGAGTGATTAACATCTAAAATCAAGGTATCACTGCAATAAAGTAATTGTGAATGCAAGTCTAAGCATTTCTCTGTTAGGGCTACCATTGATCCCCTAAAATGGGCAGTTATATAATCGCTGGCACAAGTCTGAGCATTTCTCTGTTAGTAGTGTCATTCATCCTCAAATGGTCCAGAAGTATTCCTCATGCTCTTTACAGTCATATTGATACCAGTATCCCATGTTTAAATTGTAAGAACACTGGCCATTCCCATGCCAACAAATTGTTAGCATCTGTTCTTCACGTTCTCCTACCTTGGGACCATCTTGTTAGAGATAACCCCTGTATCATCCTGTTAGTCATGATGTATGGTATAGTGAAGAGAATCCAAGTTGTGATGTATGGTATCATCCTGTTAGTCATGATGTATGGTATAGTAAAGAGAATCCAAGTTGTGAGCTGGAATGAATTTTCACTGGATTACTCTTTCCGTGAGTGCGCCATATATTTTTTAGCATGCCGTTGTCCAGGATTCGAAATGGTGAATGCATTAGAATGtgtatttttgtgatttgatttGAAACAAGAACTTGAAGGTGCTGGGTGCCATATTAACCTGAATACCTGATTTACTTGTTTTGATTTGTCCAAAGAAAATTGCTTATcggtaaaagaaagaaaagagaattagTTCTCTTCACAGTTTTGTTGTTTACATACAgagctattgcacctgacgTACTGGACTCCGACTTTCTTGGACTTCAGACTTTGCGCCATTTGATGCGTATGACCCGTACATGGGATTCAACAATGTCAATGATCCCTAAAGGTGGTGATACTATTTGGGGAGATTTGGATTGGTCTCCAGAAGATGGTTTTGAGTGTAAAACTAAGAAGCACAAAACCAATGATTCAGATGTTTTTAAGGACGTCAATGGGGAAAATGTCGAGGTTCAACCAGAGCCTCTTAACTATGGAAGATTGATCTCTTTTGGTAAAGACGTAGCAGAAGCTCCTCCTTCAGAAATTGAGCAGATAGAATTTCGCGTGAGTATTCAAAAGCATGTTGACATCTCTTTACTTATTCTTGTGTGCCTGTGTGGTATTTACTTGCACTACCTGTTAATTTCTTCTATGGTTTGTATATTCGTTCTGTTTCAGATTTATTTTATGTGATATGCATTCATTTACGCTGTTATCCATCATAGACTTGCTGCTTAAGTTATGCTGTTAATCTGGTTTGAATCTTCCAATTTACCATAAATAGGTTTGGGCCCAGATGAAGCTCTTGACTTATCCTTCATGAAAATCTGAGTAGTGCTGTGCAACTCTTGAGAGAGCTTCATGAAAATCTGAGTAGTGCTGTGCAACTCTTGAAAGAGCTTCTAGTAATGATAGTAGCCATGTTCTTAACAATCAGGCCCGTAGAACACTTTTATCAGGCAACTCTTGAAAGAGCTTCTAGTAATTTGATGTATTTTTATATTGGGGCAAAACCTTACTATAAACAATCATTTCAGGATGCTGTTAAA
It encodes:
- the LOC133901737 gene encoding phospholipid:diacylglycerol acyltransferase 1-like: MSLLRRRKQPQREQPPPPSDGNGSDHDEKDNGGKPSSSSAPPSKEATRRTKAKWSCVDSCCWLVGCVCSAWWLLLFLYNAMPASFPQYVTEAITGPLPDPPGVKLQKEGLRAKHPVVFVPGIVTGGLELWEGHHCAEGLFRKRLWGGTFGDVYKRPLCWVEHMSLDNETGLDKPGIRVRPVTGLVAADYFVPGYFVWAVLIANLARIGYEEKTMYMAAYDWRLSFQNTEVRDQTLSRIKSNIELLVATNGGNRVVVIPHSMGVLYFLHFMKWVEAPPPMGGGGGPNWCAKHIKAVMNIGGPFLGVPKAVAGLFSSEAKDVAVARAIAPDVLDSDFLGLQTLRHLMRMTRTWDSTMSMIPKGGDTIWGDLDWSPEDGFECKTKKHKTNDSDVFKDVNGENVEVQPEPLNYGRLISFGKDVAEAPPSEIEQIEFRDAVKGSNIALSNTSCRDIWTEYHELGWGGIKAVADYKVYTASSIIDLLHFVAPRMMQRGSVHFSYGIADNLDDPKYEHYKYWSNPLETKLPNAPDTEIFSMYGVGIPTERAYIYKLAPQAECYIPFQIDTSAEGGDGNSCLKGGVYLADGDETVPVLSAGYMCAKGWRGKTRFNPSGSKTYVREYSHSPPSNLLEGRGTQSGAHVDIMGNFALIEDIIRIAAGATGEELGGDRVYSDIFKWSEKIKLKL